Proteins encoded in a region of the Cytobacillus pseudoceanisediminis genome:
- a CDS encoding PadR family transcriptional regulator, with the protein MENLTEMLKGSLEGCVLEIISRHETYGYEITRRLNQLGFTEVVEGTVYTILVRLEKKKLVNVEKKPSDMGPPRKFYSLNDAGRQELELFWEKWDFVSSKINVLKST; encoded by the coding sequence ATGGAAAATTTAACTGAAATGCTGAAGGGATCGCTTGAAGGCTGTGTGCTGGAAATCATCAGCCGACATGAAACCTATGGCTACGAGATTACCCGCCGGCTGAACCAGCTTGGTTTTACCGAAGTAGTGGAAGGGACGGTGTACACCATCCTCGTGCGATTAGAAAAGAAAAAGCTGGTGAACGTGGAAAAGAAACCTTCAGATATGGGACCGCCCCGCAAATTTTACTCACTAAATGATGCTGGCCGCCAGGAACTTGAATTATTTTGGGAAAAATGGGATTTTGTATCTTCAAAAATCAACGTCTTGAAGTCAACCTAG
- a CDS encoding ABC transporter permease — protein sequence MIGLIHNEVMKIASKKRMAVVTVILVILVSMFTYAQYREIQEKIEKQGTLDWRVELQQEIVDRQNRLASSGIQDEFRQFLEFDLKQKQYYLDNDINPNYPGAPTFIRIFFSQGITLVLPLFIIIIMADIVSGEYNDGTIKTLLSRPVKRWRILMAKWLTVLLYTSMLMAATVIVCYGVSGIVLGYDGWTAPILTGFQASASGEFSTEYIHTLPMWEYLLMSVGLAWVVTAVVGTISLMISVLVKNTATGIGAMMAVLIAGTLLSSIGSSWTSSKYLVNLNFDLINYLEGQAPPIEGMSLPFSLTMLGIWAAACLAVAFWNFTQKDMY from the coding sequence ATGATTGGCCTGATTCATAATGAAGTGATGAAGATTGCTTCCAAAAAACGCATGGCGGTTGTCACCGTCATTTTAGTCATTCTAGTCTCTATGTTTACATACGCACAATACCGGGAGATACAGGAGAAAATCGAAAAACAGGGCACTCTGGACTGGAGAGTGGAGCTTCAGCAGGAGATTGTCGATCGGCAAAATCGGCTGGCATCGAGCGGAATCCAGGACGAGTTCAGACAGTTCCTTGAATTTGATCTGAAGCAAAAGCAGTATTATCTGGACAACGATATTAATCCAAACTATCCTGGAGCCCCTACGTTTATCCGCATCTTTTTCTCACAGGGAATCACGCTTGTCCTGCCTTTATTCATTATTATTATAATGGCTGATATTGTGAGCGGGGAATATAATGATGGCACCATCAAAACATTGCTGTCCCGGCCGGTTAAACGATGGAGAATCCTAATGGCTAAATGGCTGACGGTTTTGCTTTATACCTCCATGCTGATGGCGGCAACCGTGATTGTCTGTTATGGGGTTTCAGGAATCGTACTCGGTTATGATGGCTGGACTGCACCTATTTTGACCGGATTTCAAGCTTCTGCATCTGGTGAGTTTTCAACGGAATACATCCATACCCTGCCGATGTGGGAATACCTGCTGATGTCAGTTGGGCTTGCCTGGGTGGTAACAGCGGTTGTTGGAACCATAAGCCTCATGATATCGGTTCTGGTGAAAAATACAGCGACTGGAATTGGGGCGATGATGGCCGTGTTAATCGCAGGCACCCTGTTATCTTCTATCGGTTCGAGCTGGACGAGCTCCAAGTATTTAGTGAACTTGAACTTTGATCTGATTAACTACTTAGAAGGTCAAGCTCCGCCGATTGAAGGGATGTCACTGCCATTTTCATTAACCATGCTTGGGATTTGGGCTGCCGCCTGTCTTGCTGTTGCGTTTTGGAATTTTACTCAGAAGGATATGTATTAA
- a CDS encoding LLM class flavin-dependent oxidoreductase, producing MKYGFWLPIFGGWLRNVEDENMPPTFEYAKNVIQSAEKWGYSTTLIAELYLNDIKGPDHDSLEAWSTAAALAAVTEKIEIMTAIRPGFHNPAVAAKMAANIDQISNGRFTLNVVSAWWAEEARQYGGIFTEHDERYARTEEFIDVLKGLWTEETFHYSGQFYDLRDTKLAPKPVQRPNPILYAGGESEKGKQTIAEKCDAYVMHGGTAEEIDLKIGEMKARREQTGNAPFSSFGMAAYVICRDTEEEALAELEKITAVKDSSGYAGFKDFTTKSQLEQQIQLQDYSVSNRGLRPNLVGTPEQIADRILQYEEAGLDLLLLQFSPQLEEMERFAKTVMPLVEQKRSLIKS from the coding sequence ATGAAATATGGTTTCTGGTTGCCGATTTTTGGAGGCTGGCTGCGAAATGTAGAAGACGAAAATATGCCGCCAACCTTTGAATATGCTAAAAACGTCATTCAGTCGGCTGAAAAATGGGGATACTCGACTACGTTAATAGCTGAATTATATTTAAATGATATTAAAGGACCGGACCATGATTCTCTTGAAGCCTGGTCCACGGCAGCCGCACTTGCAGCCGTGACGGAAAAAATTGAAATTATGACCGCGATCCGCCCTGGTTTTCATAATCCTGCTGTAGCAGCAAAAATGGCAGCCAATATTGATCAAATCAGCAACGGCCGTTTTACTCTAAATGTGGTTTCTGCCTGGTGGGCCGAAGAAGCGCGTCAATATGGCGGTATTTTTACAGAACATGATGAGCGTTATGCCCGCACTGAGGAGTTCATTGATGTTCTAAAAGGGTTATGGACGGAAGAAACCTTCCATTATTCCGGTCAATTTTACGACTTAAGGGACACGAAGCTTGCTCCAAAGCCAGTTCAAAGACCTAACCCGATTCTTTATGCAGGCGGTGAAAGCGAAAAAGGCAAGCAGACCATTGCAGAAAAATGTGATGCTTATGTTATGCACGGCGGAACGGCTGAGGAGATTGATCTGAAAATAGGAGAAATGAAGGCACGGCGTGAACAAACGGGCAATGCGCCATTCAGTTCTTTCGGAATGGCTGCTTATGTTATTTGCCGTGATACAGAAGAAGAAGCTCTTGCTGAGCTTGAAAAAATCACGGCTGTGAAGGATTCCAGCGGTTACGCCGGTTTTAAGGATTTCACTACAAAGTCACAATTAGAGCAGCAGATTCAGCTGCAGGATTACTCTGTCTCTAACAGAGGTCTGCGGCCAAACTTAGTAGGAACACCAGAGCAAATTGCTGATCGGATTTTACAATATGAAGAAGCTGGCCTAGACTTATTATTATTGCAATTTTCACCTCAGCTGGAGGAAATGGAACGCTTTGCAAAGACGGTTATGCCATTAGTGGAACAAAAACGCAGTTTAATAAAGAGCTAG
- a CDS encoding ABC transporter ATP-binding protein, with protein sequence MSLKPIVQLENVTKIIGKKTIIDNISFDIYPGEVFGFLGPNGAGKTTTIRMLVGLIKPTSGKIHICGFDVRKQFVQAMQRLGSIVENPELYKYLSGRENLQIFARMLPDVDEERIQEVIDLVDLTVRIDDQVRTYSLGMRQRLGIAQALLGRPDVLILDEPTNGLDPMGIKDLRTFIRKLVDDTGLSVLVSSHILSEIELLADRVAIMSHGKIVKVGSVSDLVGALSSGVDWRVSDSFRAFAILKESPYVQAAELYDDHTIHTLMDDSKTSLLNEALMKAGIDVWTIERKVQTLEDLFISLTGGDHIV encoded by the coding sequence ATGAGCTTAAAGCCGATAGTTCAATTGGAAAATGTAACGAAAATCATTGGAAAGAAAACAATTATTGATAATATATCATTTGACATTTATCCAGGAGAAGTATTTGGGTTCCTGGGTCCTAATGGTGCCGGTAAAACCACCACGATCCGGATGCTCGTTGGGCTCATTAAGCCAACGTCCGGGAAGATTCACATCTGCGGATTTGATGTGAGAAAGCAATTTGTTCAAGCGATGCAGCGGCTTGGTTCTATCGTCGAAAATCCAGAGTTATATAAGTATTTGAGCGGCCGCGAAAACCTGCAAATCTTTGCACGGATGCTGCCTGATGTGGATGAAGAACGGATCCAAGAGGTCATTGATTTGGTTGATCTGACTGTAAGAATTGATGATCAGGTTCGGACCTATTCATTGGGAATGCGTCAGCGCCTTGGTATTGCACAAGCATTGTTAGGCCGTCCGGATGTGCTTATACTGGATGAACCTACAAATGGACTGGACCCGATGGGAATCAAAGATCTGCGGACATTTATCAGGAAGCTGGTCGATGATACGGGCCTTTCGGTGCTCGTATCCAGTCATATTTTAAGTGAAATCGAGTTGCTGGCGGACCGTGTGGCTATTATGAGCCATGGGAAGATCGTGAAGGTCGGCAGCGTCAGCGATTTAGTTGGTGCACTGTCATCTGGTGTGGATTGGAGAGTCAGTGATTCTTTTCGTGCATTTGCTATTCTTAAAGAATCCCCATATGTCCAGGCTGCAGAACTATATGATGACCATACTATACACACTCTTATGGATGACAGCAAAACCTCGCTCCTGAATGAAGCTTTAATGAAGGCGGGTATTGATGTATGGACGATCGAAAGGAAAGTGCAGACATTGGAGGATCTATTTATTAGTTTGACAGGAGGCGATCATATTGTCTAA
- a CDS encoding SGNH/GDSL hydrolase family protein → MKKWMWQLFLTLSLALTVLFGYGLVSAYMDVTSPPRAEILAKTEEVPVTPGDTYVALGDSLTRGVGSSNGEGFVQPVGNELKENNTIERFQNLGVRGARIEDLLAQLEQKEVKRSLKDAKIITITIGGNNLFNSGEILEKYSEETVLGILETEIPNLEKTFKNIRESNPNAVILYMGLYNPFKQSPNGDSFDSIIQKWNESARTLGLKYKVQVVDTFNLVTDAKRHLSSDVFHPNDATYQQIAESMSLVIEKSIIQ, encoded by the coding sequence ATGAAAAAATGGATGTGGCAGTTATTTTTAACATTGTCCCTTGCGCTGACAGTTCTTTTTGGGTATGGCCTAGTCAGTGCCTACATGGATGTTACCAGTCCGCCTCGAGCAGAGATATTAGCTAAAACAGAAGAAGTTCCTGTCACACCTGGTGATACATATGTTGCACTTGGCGATTCATTGACCAGAGGTGTCGGCTCATCAAATGGGGAAGGTTTTGTCCAGCCGGTTGGAAATGAACTTAAAGAAAATAATACTATAGAGCGTTTCCAAAACCTGGGTGTGAGAGGTGCCAGAATTGAAGATTTGCTGGCCCAGTTAGAACAAAAAGAAGTCAAGAGATCTCTTAAAGATGCCAAAATCATTACCATTACAATAGGGGGAAATAACCTTTTTAATAGCGGGGAGATCCTCGAAAAATATTCAGAAGAAACCGTCCTTGGCATCCTGGAGACCGAAATTCCGAATTTGGAAAAGACGTTTAAAAACATTCGTGAAAGTAATCCCAATGCAGTCATACTCTATATGGGGCTATATAATCCATTCAAGCAATCGCCCAACGGGGATTCATTTGATTCCATCATCCAAAAATGGAATGAGTCTGCCCGTACACTAGGCTTGAAATACAAAGTTCAAGTAGTGGATACTTTCAATCTGGTCACAGACGCCAAACGCCATCTTTCCAGTGATGTCTTTCATCCGAATGATGCTACTTATCAGCAAATAGCTGAAAGCATGTCACTTGTCATTGAAAAAAGTATCATACAATAA
- a CDS encoding GNAT family N-acetyltransferase has product MISDLELMELHVNVLFRHDSENRLIAVNEPPYGAAPRIFIGATRMGSIVRYSNSLDKSTIEKLDQVIGANPGAHPGKIIKALSIDHLLSNVWTGPAYVFPDVRDRTYSRAIKITHENKEILKSQFPYTYEDFEYKQPCFVIIEDNIPVSICCSSRKTSKADEASLFTNEDYRGRAYGADVAKAWAAEVQIQGRIALYSTSKDNLASQSVARKLQLAQYGTDIHIS; this is encoded by the coding sequence ATGATCTCTGATTTAGAATTGATGGAGCTTCATGTGAATGTGTTATTTAGACATGATAGTGAAAATCGACTGATAGCTGTGAATGAACCCCCTTACGGTGCAGCGCCACGAATTTTCATTGGTGCCACTAGAATGGGTAGTATAGTAAGGTATTCAAACTCACTGGATAAGAGTACTATAGAGAAGTTAGACCAAGTTATAGGAGCTAACCCTGGTGCTCATCCAGGGAAAATAATAAAGGCATTAAGCATTGACCATCTTTTAAGCAATGTATGGACTGGGCCCGCGTATGTATTTCCTGATGTAAGGGACAGGACTTATTCAAGAGCAATTAAAATAACTCATGAAAACAAAGAAATTTTAAAGTCTCAGTTTCCATATACCTATGAAGACTTTGAATACAAGCAACCCTGTTTTGTAATAATTGAAGACAATATACCAGTTTCAATTTGCTGTAGTTCAAGGAAGACTTCAAAAGCCGACGAAGCAAGTTTGTTTACAAATGAAGACTACCGTGGAAGAGCATACGGTGCAGATGTTGCAAAGGCCTGGGCTGCAGAAGTTCAGATACAAGGACGCATTGCTCTATATAGCACTTCTAAGGACAACTTAGCTTCTCAATCTGTGGCAAGGAAGCTGCAATTAGCTCAGTATGGAACAGACATTCATATAAGCTGA
- a CDS encoding DUF1048 domain-containing protein: MFDMFKKMIGDKKEYKMMMARVEALPEDYQFVFKKIQNYMWNFSAGNGMDMLHMQYELIDLFEAGAAEGRQVLEITGDDVASFADELVANAKTYVAKYREDLNESIMKRLGKK, from the coding sequence ATGTTTGATATGTTTAAAAAAATGATTGGTGATAAAAAAGAATACAAGATGATGATGGCGAGGGTTGAAGCCCTTCCAGAGGATTACCAGTTTGTATTTAAGAAAATTCAAAACTATATGTGGAATTTCTCAGCGGGCAACGGGATGGATATGCTGCACATGCAGTATGAATTAATCGATTTGTTCGAAGCCGGTGCGGCGGAAGGCAGACAAGTGCTGGAAATCACCGGAGATGACGTGGCATCCTTTGCCGACGAACTAGTGGCAAATGCTAAAACCTATGTTGCCAAGTATCGTGAGGATTTGAATGAGAGTATCATGAAGCGATTGGGGAAAAAATAA
- a CDS encoding ABC transporter permease, whose product MKSKTGVLLGRLMRNIMRSPDTIITVAITPIMMMLLFVYVFGGAIETGTDNYVNYLLPGILLMAIASGVAYTSVRLFTDVKSGLMSRFITMPIKRSSVLWAHVLTSLVSNALTIVVVILVALLMGFRSSADVLEWLAVAGILGMFTLALTWLAVIPGLKAGSMEGATAYSYPLIFLPFISSAFVPTDTMPKIVRAFAENQPVTSIVDAIRALLYEGSVGSGIWIALAWCVGIMLISYFFAVKEFKRQLG is encoded by the coding sequence ATGAAAAGCAAAACAGGGGTATTACTAGGTCGTTTAATGCGCAACATTATGCGCAGTCCGGATACGATTATCACGGTGGCGATTACGCCGATTATGATGATGCTGCTGTTTGTCTACGTATTTGGCGGCGCCATAGAGACAGGAACGGACAACTACGTCAATTATTTATTGCCGGGAATTCTGCTGATGGCTATCGCGTCCGGCGTTGCTTACACTTCCGTCCGGCTGTTTACGGATGTAAAGAGCGGGCTGATGTCGCGTTTCATTACGATGCCCATCAAGCGCTCGTCGGTATTGTGGGCTCACGTGCTGACCTCGCTTGTTTCCAATGCGCTTACTATCGTGGTGGTTATCCTCGTTGCTCTCTTGATGGGTTTTCGTTCCAGCGCTGATGTCCTGGAGTGGCTTGCGGTAGCTGGAATACTCGGGATGTTTACACTGGCGCTGACATGGCTGGCGGTCATTCCCGGATTGAAAGCGGGGTCTATGGAAGGGGCGACAGCCTACTCATACCCGCTGATTTTCCTGCCGTTTATCAGTTCGGCCTTTGTTCCCACCGACACCATGCCTAAAATAGTCCGTGCGTTCGCTGAAAACCAGCCCGTGACTTCAATCGTGGATGCGATCCGTGCCCTCTTGTATGAAGGGTCTGTTGGCAGCGGCATCTGGATCGCGCTTGCCTGGTGCGTCGGCATCATGCTCATCTCTTACTTCTTCGCTGTTAAGGAATTCAAACGCCAGTTAGGGTAA
- a CDS encoding ABC transporter ATP-binding protein, which produces MSSAAISVKGLKKSFKDKEVLKGVDFEVRRGEIFALLGSNGAGKTTTVNILSTLMKSDGGEAGICGFDVQRQPDHVRQCISLTGQFSSLDGMLTGRENLMMIARLRGVSNPAEVADNLLARFSLAEAANRRADNYSGGMKRRLDIAMSLIGTPAVIFLDEPTTGLDPEARIEVWDTVKELAGGGTTILLTTQYLEEAEQLADRIAILHGGKIITTGTLTELKEMFPPAKVEYIEKQPTLEEIFLAIIGKKEEM; this is translated from the coding sequence ATGAGCAGTGCAGCGATTTCTGTAAAAGGGTTAAAAAAATCCTTTAAAGATAAGGAAGTCTTAAAGGGGGTGGATTTTGAGGTGAGGCGCGGCGAAATTTTCGCCCTGCTGGGTTCAAATGGAGCGGGCAAGACGACGACCGTCAACATCCTCTCGACGCTGATGAAGTCTGATGGCGGAGAAGCAGGTATTTGCGGCTTTGACGTCCAGCGGCAACCGGATCATGTTCGCCAGTGCATCAGTCTGACAGGGCAGTTCTCAAGCTTAGACGGCATGCTCACCGGGCGGGAAAACCTGATGATGATCGCCAGGCTGAGGGGAGTTTCCAATCCCGCAGAAGTCGCTGACAATCTGCTTGCAAGATTCAGCCTGGCCGAGGCGGCCAACCGCCGGGCTGACAATTATTCCGGCGGGATGAAGCGCCGGCTTGACATTGCCATGAGCCTGATCGGGACGCCGGCAGTCATTTTTCTCGACGAACCAACGACAGGGCTTGACCCGGAAGCGCGGATTGAAGTCTGGGATACCGTCAAGGAGCTTGCCGGCGGCGGCACGACCATCCTGCTGACGACCCAGTATCTGGAGGAAGCCGAACAATTGGCGGACCGAATCGCCATTCTGCATGGCGGAAAAATCATCACGACCGGTACTCTAACCGAACTCAAGGAGATGTTCCCGCCAGCGAAGGTGGAGTATATCGAGAAGCAGCCGACATTGGAGGAAATCTTCCTCGCAATCATCGGCAAAAAGGAGGAAATGTAA
- a CDS encoding ATP-grasp domain-containing protein: MSKVYVIHENSEWTVHLTKRLEELGVPYEEWHLDEGTVDLSAEPPEGIFYSRMSASSHTRDHRFAAEFSGQVLAWLEAHGRTVLNGTSALKLEVSKVLQYLELNKSGVRTPKTIAAVGKQHIIKAAEAFAGQPFITKHNRAGKGLGVQLFHSIEALKAYVEGPSFEEPVDGITLVQEYIQSPESYITRCEFVGGNFVYAVRVDTSEGFELCPADACQIGDLFCPVGEEAEEKPKFQIIEGFEDEILEKYKDVLARNHIQVAGIEFIRNAEGDIFTYDINTNTNYNSDAEVKAGKYGMLELASLLKKTLEEKYAATATA; the protein is encoded by the coding sequence ATGAGCAAGGTATATGTAATTCATGAAAATAGTGAGTGGACAGTCCATTTGACAAAAAGGCTGGAGGAACTGGGTGTTCCTTATGAAGAATGGCATTTGGACGAAGGAACGGTAGATTTATCGGCAGAACCTCCAGAAGGAATCTTCTATAGCCGGATGAGTGCTTCTTCTCATACCCGTGATCATCGCTTTGCAGCTGAATTTTCGGGACAAGTATTGGCCTGGCTTGAAGCACATGGCCGTACAGTGTTGAATGGAACGAGCGCTCTGAAGCTTGAAGTTAGTAAGGTTTTGCAGTACTTGGAATTAAACAAATCTGGTGTCAGGACTCCCAAAACGATTGCAGCGGTTGGAAAACAACATATTATTAAGGCGGCCGAAGCATTTGCCGGACAGCCGTTTATCACGAAGCATAACCGTGCCGGCAAAGGCCTGGGTGTTCAATTATTCCATAGTATTGAAGCTCTAAAAGCTTATGTGGAGGGACCTTCCTTCGAAGAGCCTGTTGATGGCATTACCCTTGTTCAGGAATATATTCAATCTCCCGAAAGCTATATCACCCGCTGTGAATTTGTCGGAGGCAACTTTGTTTATGCCGTCAGGGTTGATACATCGGAAGGATTTGAACTATGCCCTGCGGACGCATGCCAGATTGGCGACTTATTCTGTCCTGTTGGAGAAGAAGCAGAAGAGAAGCCAAAGTTCCAAATCATTGAAGGTTTTGAGGACGAAATTTTAGAAAAATATAAAGACGTTCTGGCCAGGAATCATATTCAAGTCGCTGGCATTGAATTTATCAGAAATGCTGAAGGTGACATTTTTACTTATGATATTAATACAAACACAAACTATAACTCTGATGCAGAAGTGAAAGCTGGAAAATATGGAATGCTTGAGTTAGCTTCATTATTAAAGAAGACATTGGAAGAAAAATACGCTGCAACTGCAACGGCTTAA